A region of the Thiomicrorhabdus sp. genome:
TTACTGCAACAGGAGTAGCCAATTCCCTCATAACACTTACTGCCGCAGTCATTTCTGTCACGGTCTCAGACTTCATTCTTAGAGCGGCTAAAATAGCACCTATTTGCGAATCAGTGGCTTCACCAGACATCATCTTATGCATTACAGAACGCATTTCGTGTTCGTCTAAGTCTTGGCGATTTAACAGTTTTTCAAGTGCCGTTTTTAATTCCATATTACTTTCTCTCTAATTTACCAGGCCTGGTAAATTATCTATTTTCTATATTTAGTTTATTTTGTTTGGTTTTGCTCTAAAAAGTTCTTTAACATCTGATGACCTTGTTCGGTCAAGATCGATTCTGGATGGAATTGCACACCTTCAATCGCATACTCTTTATGACGAACACCCATAATTTCATCAAACTCACCATTGGCGTCTTGAGTCCAAGCTGTCACTTCTAAACAATCTGGTAAGGTTTTTTGATCAATCACTAACGAGTGATAACGGGTAGTTTGTACAGGGTTTGGCAAGCCTGCAAACATGCCTAAATCTTTATGGTAAACGGGAGACGTTTTACCGTGCATGACTTCTTTAGCACGAACAATATCCCCACCAAATGCCTGACCAATACTTTGATGCCCAAGGCAAACACCCATAATCGGAATTTTGCCCGCAAAGTGTTTAATCGCTTCAACCGATACACCCGCTTCTGTTGGCGTGCAAGGACCTGGCGAAATCACTAAATATTCAGGATTTAACGTCTGGATGGTTTCTAAATCAATTTGGTCATTACGGTAAACCTCAACATGCTGCCCCAACTCGCCAAAGTATTGAACGATGTTGTAGGTAAAAGAGTCGTAATTATCAATCATTAATAACATGGTTTGTATCCTTTAACGATGTCCTGCATCAGGGTTATCGGTTTTCATACCTTCAGTAACAAACTGAGCTGCTTTAAATATAGCACGACCTTTATTCATGGTCTCATCCCACTCAGATTGGGGGACTGAGTCTGCTACTATGCCTGCACCCGCTTGCACAAAGAGTTTGCCGTCTTTAATCACAGCTGTACGTATCGCAATAGCGGTATCCATATTGCCATGCCAACCTAAATAGCCCACTGCTCCAGCGTAAATACCACGTTTCACTGGTTCAAGCTCATCAATGATTTCCATAGCACGAATTTTTGGTGCACCAGAAACGGTTCCCGCGGGGAATGTGGCACGTAAAACGTCCATTGCCGTCATACCTGGTTTGGCTTGTGCATTAACATTTGAAACAATATGCATAACGTGAGAATAACGCTCTACAATCATTTTTTCAGTTAAATCAACTGATCCAATTTGGGCAATACGCCCCACATCATTACGCCCTAAATCAATTAACATTAAATGTTCTGCACACTCTTTAGGGTCGTTTAATAAATCTTGTTCCAGCTCAGCATCTTTTTCTGGCGTTAAACCGCGACGGCGCGTGCCTGCAATAGGACGAACAGTCACTTGATTATCTTCTAAACGGACTAAAATTTCTGGTGATGAACCGACGATTTGCATATCATCCAAGTCTAAAAAGAACATGTACGGTGATGGATTTAAATAACGTAAAGCCCGGTATAAATCGATAGGCGAAGCAGAATAATCCACCGACATTTGTTGAGAGATAACAATTTGCATCGCATCACCCGATAAAATGTACTCTTTAATTTTGGCTACGGCGGCTTTAAACGGTTCTTCACCAAAACTCGATGAAAAATCAGATTCCGTTAAAACGTCTTTGCTTGGCAAATCTGTTGGTACATTCATTTGAACACTTAGCTGAGCTTGAATTTCATCTAATCGAGTTACGCCATCATTATAGGCGTTAGGATTAGAGAGATCTGCATTCACTATGACATGAACTTGACCGCTTAAATTATCAAACACCACAAGCTCTTTTGAAACTAACAGCTGGATATCTGCCGCACCAATATCGTCTTGGGCTGGCGTACTATTTTTTAAACGCTCTTCAACATAACGAACCGTGTCATAACCAAAATACCCTACCAAACCACCATTAAAAACAGGCATGCCTGGACGTTCATAAATTTTAAACTGGTTTTGATAGGCTTCAATCCACGCTAGAGGGTCATCTGCTACTTGTTGTTGTATGACTTCGCCATCACAAATTTCTTTGATTTGATTGCCAGAAATTTCTATACGAGTACGGCAAGGTAAACCAATAATAGAATAGCGCCCCCACTTATCGCCGCCCTGTACTGATTCAAATAAATATGAATAAGGGCCTTTAGCTAACTTGTGGTACACACTTAACGGGGTATCGTAATCCGATAAAACGGTACGCATAAGCGGCGCAAAGTTGTAACCTTGTTTGGCTAAATTGGCAAAAAGTTCGTTGCTCATTTTGGGTCTGCCTTGCTTGATGTTTTTTGTTCTTTCCAATCTAAATATTTAAAGAGGATAGTGCGGCGAATACCCGCTAAAGAACAGAATAAAGGTCGAAAAATCTCTAGTAACAATGCTTTTATAAAAGCCATGTCTTACATCCTAATTGTTAATACAAATTTCTCGTATTATTGTGTCATTTTTTAAATTTACCAGGCCTGGTAATAAAAATCAGATTGCCTGGTAGCTTGAGAAAATTCAAGACA
Encoded here:
- a CDS encoding aminodeoxychorismate/anthranilate synthase component II, with translation MLLMIDNYDSFTYNIVQYFGELGQHVEVYRNDQIDLETIQTLNPEYLVISPGPCTPTEAGVSVEAIKHFAGKIPIMGVCLGHQSIGQAFGGDIVRAKEVMHGKTSPVYHKDLGMFAGLPNPVQTTRYHSLVIDQKTLPDCLEVTAWTQDANGEFDEIMGVRHKEYAIEGVQFHPESILTEQGHQMLKNFLEQNQTK
- the trpE gene encoding anthranilate synthase component I, with product MSNELFANLAKQGYNFAPLMRTVLSDYDTPLSVYHKLAKGPYSYLFESVQGGDKWGRYSIIGLPCRTRIEISGNQIKEICDGEVIQQQVADDPLAWIEAYQNQFKIYERPGMPVFNGGLVGYFGYDTVRYVEERLKNSTPAQDDIGAADIQLLVSKELVVFDNLSGQVHVIVNADLSNPNAYNDGVTRLDEIQAQLSVQMNVPTDLPSKDVLTESDFSSSFGEEPFKAAVAKIKEYILSGDAMQIVISQQMSVDYSASPIDLYRALRYLNPSPYMFFLDLDDMQIVGSSPEILVRLEDNQVTVRPIAGTRRRGLTPEKDAELEQDLLNDPKECAEHLMLIDLGRNDVGRIAQIGSVDLTEKMIVERYSHVMHIVSNVNAQAKPGMTAMDVLRATFPAGTVSGAPKIRAMEIIDELEPVKRGIYAGAVGYLGWHGNMDTAIAIRTAVIKDGKLFVQAGAGIVADSVPQSEWDETMNKGRAIFKAAQFVTEGMKTDNPDAGHR